In Massilia forsythiae, one DNA window encodes the following:
- a CDS encoding ATP-binding protein — protein MATDPLKEGSRLGRLRGALTSAADVEYAAGHKNMLQLIELRWIAVVGQITTIAGAILVFDVHLPLVQMLEVLACLIAFNVASHLRWHEHRAVTNKELFLALLVDVASLTMQLYLSGGTTNPFAFLYLLQVILSAVLLEAWSTWIIVAITLACLAGLAAFAHPLPLPFDHARGISSLYVQGMLICFVLDAALLVVFISRITSTLRAKAAQLADLRQRAAEEEHIVRMGLLASGAAHELGTPLATVYVILGDWKRMREFKGNPELLEELTEMQTQIQRCKSIVSGILLSAGEARGESAARTTIRTFLDGLVEDWQDSRPVRDFSYVNRIDEDRPVAFDSTLKQTIDNVLDNALEASPDWVGLEACIEDDTLRLTVSDAGPGFAPAMLAQFGKPYQSSKGRAGGGLGLFLVVNVARTLGGSVAASNRPEGGARVVLTLPLAAIALGRQ, from the coding sequence GTGGCGACTGATCCGCTGAAGGAGGGCAGCCGCCTCGGGCGCCTGCGCGGCGCCCTGACCTCGGCCGCCGACGTCGAATACGCGGCCGGCCACAAGAACATGCTGCAGCTGATCGAGCTGCGCTGGATCGCCGTGGTCGGCCAGATCACCACCATCGCCGGCGCCATCCTGGTGTTCGACGTGCACCTGCCGCTGGTGCAGATGCTGGAAGTGCTGGCCTGCCTGATCGCCTTCAACGTCGCCAGCCACCTGCGCTGGCACGAACACCGCGCCGTCACCAACAAGGAACTGTTCCTGGCCCTGCTGGTCGACGTCGCCAGCCTGACCATGCAGCTGTACCTGTCGGGCGGCACCACCAATCCGTTCGCCTTCTTGTACCTGCTGCAGGTGATCCTGTCGGCGGTGCTGCTGGAAGCCTGGTCGACCTGGATCATCGTGGCCATCACGCTGGCCTGCCTGGCCGGGCTGGCGGCGTTCGCGCACCCGCTGCCGCTGCCGTTCGACCACGCGCGCGGCATCTCCAGCCTGTACGTGCAGGGCATGCTGATCTGCTTCGTGCTGGATGCCGCGCTGCTGGTGGTGTTCATCTCGCGCATCACCAGCACGCTGCGCGCCAAGGCGGCCCAGCTGGCCGACCTGCGCCAGCGCGCCGCCGAGGAAGAGCATATCGTGCGCATGGGCCTGCTGGCCTCGGGCGCGGCGCACGAACTGGGCACGCCGCTGGCCACCGTGTACGTGATCCTGGGCGACTGGAAGCGCATGCGCGAATTCAAGGGCAACCCCGAACTGCTGGAAGAACTGACCGAAATGCAGACCCAGATCCAGCGCTGCAAGTCGATCGTCAGCGGCATCCTGCTGTCGGCCGGCGAGGCGCGCGGCGAATCGGCGGCGCGCACCACCATCCGCACCTTCCTCGACGGGCTGGTCGAGGACTGGCAGGACAGCCGGCCGGTGCGCGATTTTTCGTACGTCAACCGGATCGACGAGGACCGCCCGGTGGCCTTCGATTCGACCCTGAAGCAGACGATCGACAACGTGCTCGACAACGCGCTGGAAGCCTCGCCCGACTGGGTCGGCCTGGAAGCTTGCATCGAGGACGACACCCTGCGCCTGACGGTGTCCGACGCCGGCCCCGGCTTCGCGCCGGCGATGCTGGCCCAGTTCGGCAAGCCCTACCAGTCGAGCAAGGGGCGCGCCGGCGGCGGCCTCGGCCTGTTCCTGGTGGTGAACGTGGCGCGCACGCTGGGCGGCAGCGTGGCGGCGTCCAACCGGCCCGAGGGCGGCGCCCGCGTGGTGCTGACGCTGCCGCTGGCGGCCATCGCGCTCGGCCGCCAGTAA
- a CDS encoding response regulator transcription factor translates to MRDQAGDGDPDEAAEPRLLLIIEDDDAFARTLGRSFERRGYRVLLAPGLEEATALTEEHGPGYAVVDLKLKGNSSGLACVQMLHQHDPEMLIVVLTGFASIGTAVEAIKLGACQYLAKPSNTDDIEAAFDHVAGNTDMELTNRSTSIKTLEWERIHEVLAETDFNISEAARRLGMHRRTLARKLEKQRVK, encoded by the coding sequence ATGCGCGACCAGGCCGGCGACGGCGACCCGGACGAGGCGGCCGAACCGCGCCTGCTCTTGATCATCGAGGACGACGACGCCTTCGCGCGCACCCTCGGCCGTTCCTTCGAGCGGCGCGGCTACCGCGTGCTGCTGGCGCCCGGGCTGGAAGAGGCGACCGCGCTGACCGAGGAACACGGCCCCGGCTACGCGGTGGTCGACCTGAAGCTGAAGGGCAACAGCTCGGGCCTGGCCTGCGTGCAGATGCTGCACCAGCACGACCCCGAGATGCTGATCGTGGTCCTGACCGGCTTCGCCAGCATCGGCACCGCGGTCGAGGCGATCAAGCTGGGCGCCTGCCAGTACCTGGCCAAGCCCTCGAACACCGACGACATCGAAGCCGCCTTCGACCACGTGGCGGGGAACACCGACATGGAACTGACCAACCGTTCCACCTCGATCAAGACGCTGGAGTGGGAGCGCATCCACGAAGTGCTGGCCGAGACCGACTTCAACATCTCCGAAGCCGCGCGCCGCCTCGGCATGCACCGTCGCACGCTGGCCCGCAAGCTCGAAAAGCAGCGCGTCAAATAA
- a CDS encoding SURF1 family protein has translation MREDDFAAAQAGSTASRTEAPVARRGARLALAALALLLIVLFAGLGTWQVFRLQWKLDLIARVDARVHAEPAPPPTAAAGRQLTAAADEYRRLRLSGSYLYDLTTPVQALTEQGSGYWLLTPLCVSDGQIILVNRGFIPATPGERTRYDARRAGSDVPAGADPCAKAGPPVTITGLLRVSERGGPFTRANDPGAGRWFSRDAGAIAAARGLPRAAPYFVDAAAGQNAPGAPDAPQGGLTVVSFANNHLGYALTWYALAAMVAGAWWWVAHGAARRTARAAGMDADERGD, from the coding sequence ATGCGGGAGGACGATTTCGCGGCGGCGCAGGCAGGTTCCACGGCGTCGCGCACCGAAGCACCGGTTGCGCGCCGTGGCGCCAGGCTGGCCCTGGCGGCGCTGGCGCTGCTGCTGATCGTCCTGTTCGCCGGTCTCGGTACCTGGCAGGTGTTCCGCCTGCAATGGAAGCTGGACCTGATCGCACGCGTCGATGCGCGCGTGCACGCCGAACCGGCGCCGCCTCCCACGGCGGCCGCCGGCAGGCAGCTCACCGCGGCCGCCGACGAATACCGCCGGCTGCGCCTCTCCGGTTCCTATCTGTACGACCTCACCACCCCCGTCCAGGCGCTCACCGAGCAGGGCAGCGGCTATTGGCTGCTGACGCCGCTGTGCGTGAGCGACGGCCAGATCATCCTGGTCAACCGCGGCTTCATCCCGGCCACGCCGGGCGAGCGCACCCGCTACGACGCCCGCCGCGCCGGCTCCGATGTGCCGGCGGGCGCCGACCCATGCGCCAAGGCCGGGCCGCCGGTCACCATCACCGGGCTGCTGCGCGTCAGCGAGCGCGGCGGCCCGTTCACGCGCGCCAACGACCCCGGCGCCGGCCGCTGGTTCTCGCGCGACGCCGGCGCCATCGCCGCCGCGCGCGGCCTGCCGCGGGCCGCCCCGTATTTCGTCGACGCCGCCGCCGGCCAGAACGCGCCCGGCGCGCCGGATGCGCCGCAGGGCGGCCTCACGGTCGTCAGCTTCGCCAACAACCACCTCGGCTATGCGCTGACCTGGTACGCGCTGGCGGCCATGGTGGCCGGCGCCTGGTGGTGGGTCGCCCACGGCGCCGCCCGGCGCACGGCAAGGGCGGCGGGCATGGATGCGGACGAGCGTGGCGACTGA
- a CDS encoding catalase, with protein MTTQNDAPDVPGFAPNGPYDGAGSILSTIGGPADPNPPESLGAVTPESARLLEKVREDAELAAAMPYNETKPLEYGAAALTPHQGEVRRPDTPLATASTTTEDIASRKVGDGTPGIGADPLAGPLDRVRVDDSGRELTTNQGVKVADNQHSLKIGLRGPTAMEDFILREKITHFDHERIPERVVHARGAGAHGYFENYHDLSSITRAGLFCKPGKRTPVFVRFSTVAGSRGSADTARDVRGFATKFYTEEGVFDLVGNNIPVFFIQDAMKFPDLIHAVKPEPNNEIPQASSAHDTFYDFAGLSPEIFHMLMWVLSDRAIPRSFRTMQGFGVHTFRLVNAKGESHFVKFHWTPLQGTHSLVWDEAVKVAGADADFHRRDLWEAIESGNFPEWELGLQVFTEAQAAAFRVFDVLDATKIVPEELVPVRPVGKLVLDRNPDNFFAETEQVAFCIAHLVPGIDFSNDPLMQGRIHSYIDTQLSRLGGANFHEIPINGPVAQVHNNQRDGMHRQAINRGRVAYEPNSLAGGCPFQAGARGFASWPEHVEGSKVRGKAELFAEHYGQARLFWNSQSPFEQQHIIDAFRFELTRVQTPAVRERIVAGLANINARLAAAVARGLGIPVPAPLPRVNDTPVPDYPPSPSLSLLFRPGRTGIRTRRVALAAAEGVDAAGARELYASLLRDGAQPRIVGQRLGELSTASGRPLDVEVSFEATPSVMYDGLVVGPGDASAAALARDGRVLEFVRDQYRHGKPILVIGAGRQLLAAAVIPLALPDGSPDPGLFLADEAGLAAALAAFKAALARHRTWARETDPPRV; from the coding sequence ATGACTACGCAAAACGATGCGCCGGACGTTCCCGGATTCGCCCCCAACGGCCCCTACGACGGCGCCGGCTCGATACTGAGCACGATCGGCGGTCCGGCCGACCCGAACCCGCCGGAAAGCCTGGGCGCCGTCACCCCGGAAAGCGCGCGCCTGCTGGAAAAGGTGAGGGAAGACGCCGAGTTGGCGGCGGCGATGCCGTACAACGAGACCAAGCCGCTCGAATACGGCGCCGCGGCGCTCACGCCGCACCAGGGCGAAGTACGGCGGCCGGACACGCCCCTGGCCACCGCCAGCACGACCACCGAGGACATCGCGTCACGCAAGGTGGGCGACGGCACACCCGGGATCGGCGCCGATCCGCTGGCCGGGCCACTGGACCGGGTACGCGTCGACGATAGCGGACGCGAACTGACCACCAACCAGGGCGTCAAGGTGGCCGATAACCAGCACTCGCTGAAGATCGGGCTGCGCGGTCCGACCGCGATGGAGGATTTCATCCTGCGCGAAAAGATCACGCACTTCGACCACGAGCGCATTCCGGAGCGGGTGGTGCACGCGCGCGGCGCCGGCGCCCACGGCTATTTCGAGAACTACCACGACTTATCGAGCATCACGCGCGCGGGCCTGTTCTGCAAGCCCGGCAAGCGCACCCCGGTGTTCGTGCGCTTCTCGACCGTGGCCGGCTCGCGCGGCTCGGCGGATACCGCACGCGACGTGCGCGGCTTCGCCACCAAGTTCTATACGGAAGAGGGCGTGTTCGACCTGGTCGGCAACAACATCCCGGTGTTCTTCATCCAGGATGCGATGAAGTTCCCCGACCTGATCCATGCAGTCAAGCCGGAGCCGAACAACGAGATCCCGCAGGCGTCCAGCGCGCACGACACCTTCTACGATTTCGCCGGACTGTCGCCGGAAATCTTCCACATGCTGATGTGGGTGCTGTCCGACCGCGCCATCCCGCGCAGCTTCCGCACCATGCAGGGCTTCGGCGTGCACACCTTCCGCCTGGTGAATGCCAAGGGCGAATCGCATTTCGTGAAGTTCCACTGGACGCCGCTGCAGGGCACCCATTCGCTGGTGTGGGACGAGGCGGTCAAGGTGGCCGGCGCCGATGCCGATTTCCACCGGCGTGACCTGTGGGAAGCGATCGAATCCGGCAACTTCCCGGAATGGGAACTCGGCCTGCAGGTGTTCACCGAGGCGCAGGCGGCCGCCTTCCGCGTGTTCGACGTGCTCGACGCCACCAAAATCGTGCCGGAAGAACTGGTGCCGGTGCGGCCGGTCGGCAAGCTGGTCCTGGACCGCAATCCGGACAATTTCTTTGCCGAGACCGAGCAGGTGGCGTTCTGCATCGCCCACCTGGTGCCGGGCATCGACTTCAGCAACGATCCGCTGATGCAGGGCCGCATCCACTCGTATATCGACACCCAGCTGTCGCGGCTGGGCGGCGCCAACTTCCACGAGATCCCGATCAACGGCCCGGTGGCGCAGGTGCACAACAACCAGCGCGACGGCATGCACCGCCAGGCGATCAACCGCGGCCGCGTGGCCTACGAGCCGAATTCGCTGGCCGGCGGCTGCCCGTTCCAGGCCGGCGCGCGCGGCTTCGCCAGCTGGCCGGAACACGTCGAAGGCAGCAAGGTGCGCGGCAAAGCCGAGCTGTTCGCCGAGCACTACGGCCAGGCGCGCCTGTTCTGGAACAGCCAGAGCCCGTTCGAGCAGCAGCACATCATCGACGCCTTCCGCTTCGAGCTGACCCGGGTGCAGACGCCGGCGGTGCGCGAGCGTATCGTCGCCGGCCTGGCCAACATCAACGCACGCCTCGCGGCCGCGGTGGCGCGTGGCCTCGGCATCCCGGTGCCGGCGCCGCTGCCGCGCGTGAACGACACCCCGGTGCCGGACTATCCGCCGTCGCCGTCGCTGTCGCTGCTGTTCCGGCCAGGCCGCACCGGCATCCGCACCCGCCGGGTGGCGCTCGCCGCCGCCGAGGGCGTGGATGCGGCCGGCGCGCGCGAGCTGTACGCCTCGCTGCTCCGGGACGGCGCCCAGCCGCGCATCGTCGGCCAGAGACTAGGGGAGTTAAGCACGGCATCCGGACGCCCGCTCGACGTCGAGGTCAGCTTCGAGGCGACCCCGTCGGTCATGTACGACGGCCTGGTCGTGGGGCCGGGCGACGCCTCGGCGGCGGCGCTGGCGCGCGACGGCCGGGTGCTGGAATTCGTGCGCGACCAGTACCGGCACGGCAAGCCGATCCTGGTCATCGGCGCCGGACGCCAGCTGCTGGCGGCGGCCGTCATCCCGCTGGCCCTGCCGGACGGGTCGCCCGATCCCGGCCTGTTCCTGGCCGATGAGGCCGGGCTGGCAGCGGCATTGGCGGCATTCAAGGCGGCGCTGGCCCGGCACCGCACCTGGGCGCGCGAGACGGATCCGCCCAGGGTGTGA